The DNA sequence GCTTGGTATTGTTACTTTTATGTATAATACTGCTATGCTGTTGTAGTACATTTCGCTAAACTAGAGTTTATTGGAATATCAGTCTAAAAGAGGACGAATACAATAGTCTCATTAAAATAGGAGTGTTACATTTTGTAGATTTTTTCTTGtacttttttgagtttttagtgGTGATAAAATTTGAGCATTGTGCAACTGAGGTTTTGGCGATTCAGGAGCTTGTGAATTGggatatatttgattttgaggGACTATTAGATTCGGATTCACAAGCTGCAATTCATATACTTCAAGCCTTCAAGATGGAAGCATCTATTAGGCTGAGGAATTGGATAACATTAGAActgtctcttttttcttttaccatGTCTATGTTGGCCGGTTTCATCAACAGAGTCAATCATGGACTTCCTTGGCCCTTCAATTTACTTTTGCAAACATGTAGCTCTTTTATCTATTGAATAAAGTtcctgaaaaacaaaaaagaggacTTTGAAAGTTAATGATCTTTAAGCACATTTCTTTTTGTAGTTGATTGATACACAAATCAATTCTGCCTTATAATTATAAGTTTCCTAAATGTCTATAATATAGAATTTTGGAAATAGACTTTAAGTATTTAAATATGAAGAGCAAAACATATATACTATGTTTGGATTGGACgatggaaaggaaaggaaaagaaaatatttataatggaTGATtattaaaggaaagaaaaggaaaaataaaaaacaattaatataggttattattttataaaaatatcctaaatatataatatcttaataattagcttttaattaatgaaaataacatTGAAATATTTACAGGTttcattaaactttttttttaccccttcgattttctatcaaatttttggttaaaatagacataatttattatttcctttttcttctttatcttttctttcctttcagtTTAtcctttcctttattttcttttctattctcTCAATCCAAAGACAGTGATAGTATTAAAAGAGTGAGATAGAGATAAGACTAAAGAATATGTTggattttagtaatttttttaaaaattgacttGTATAGAATTTCCATTGTTTTAAAGTAGGATAAATTAgtgatcaaaattttttatcaaaatttatatttttttaaataatttatttatatatatatatatatatatatatatatatggggcaatatcaaagaaaattttgataaaaattttttatGCCTGTGTTATTAGTTATTACTATCCTTTTACACAATAGTCCGACGTCGTATTTGCGTTCCTCCGTTGGACACTCCTGTCGAGTTCGGAATTCTTTCTCTGTGATGCTTCCCAATTCATTCAACAGAAACTGGGAAATTTTTTCATAGTTAGTGTCCCAAATTTCGAAAACCCCCCAATGTCTAATTTTTTCCGCGAAGCTCTTTTCTTTGCGAGGAGGTATAATACTCTCAGaaccccaccaccaccaccatcaaaATGTTATCTCAGATACAGCTCAACGCGTTCAGATCAACAACAACACGCATTTACAGCCACTTACATGATAAACTCTTTTGGGTTCTCTCCACAATCTGCTTTATCGGCTTCCAGGTATGTCTGTTTTGAAAACTCTGAAAAACCAGACTCAGTCGTTGAGGTTCTCAAGGACTATGGTTCTCCTCATACCCAAATCTCAAACCTTGTTAAAAGATGCCCTATAGTGCTTAAATGGATACTGAGAAAAGCATACTTGCAAAGCTACATTTTTTGCAAGCCAAAGGGCTTTCGAAGTTTGACATTACGAAATTGGTATCTGGGTACCCGCATATCTTGAGGAGGAGTTTAACCAATATGATTATCCCTTCGTATGATTTCTTTAAGAATTTGTTTCAATCTGATGAGAAAGTGTTTATGGCTATTAAACGCTTTTTGGGTATTCTAACATTGGATATTGAACAGTATTTGGCatctaattttgatattttgcaaCATCATGGAGTGCCTAAATCTAATATTGTTACATTGATTCGGAATCACCCTAGAGCTCTTTTGAAAAATCCTGATATGTTTAGAAAGATTGTAGAGCAAGTTAAGGAAATGGGATTTGATCCTCAAAGGACGAATTTTCTTGGAGCGGTATTTGCAACGAGGACAATGACCAAATCAACATGGGAAATGAAAGTTGGGATACTTAAGAAATGGGGTTTGTCTGAGGAAGAGGTTTTTCAAGCTTTTAGAAGACATCCTGGGTGTATGGTGTGTTCTGAGAAGAAGATTATGGAGATTA is a window from the Ziziphus jujuba cultivar Dongzao chromosome 11, ASM3175591v1 genome containing:
- the LOC107426897 gene encoding uncharacterized protein LOC107426897; this translates as MDTEKSILAKLHFLQAKGLSKFDITKLVSGYPHILRRSLTNMIIPSYDFFKNLFQSDEKVFMAIKRFLGILTLDIEQYLASNFDILQHHGVPKSNIVTLIRNHPRALLKNPDMFRKIVEQVKEMGFDPQRTNFLGAVFATRTMTKSTWEMKVGILKKWGLSEEEVFQAFRRHPGCMVCSEKKIMEIMSFLINKMGFEPSIVAKYLTILTYSLKKRFVPRGSVFRVLLSKGLLKKNCNPSTYLSMHEELFLPRYIFPYGNESSKLLELYKEKLSLSNRKKTEKV